The genomic window CATTCCCGCGAATGCGGGAATCTAGTGGCGTAAAAGCCTAAAGACACTGGATCCCTGCCTACGCAGGGATGACACCTAGACGGATTGGAGCTTAACTGAACGACATTACGCTGGCATGGGCGCCTTGTCCTATTTTGATAGTTGCGCTGATTCAGGCTGCGGCGTTAGCATCGCCGGCAAATACGCCTGACAAAACTCAGCAGGCATGCGCCGCGCTTTTCCGCTACTCACTTCTATGCACACCAGATCCCAGTGCCCACGCATGACGGTGCTCTGATCGCTATCCCGAATGAGCTGAAAGCGCCGCTGCATAGAAAGTTTGCCGTCACTAGCGACTAAGCAGGTGGCCAGCCGTAGTTTCTCTCCCAATACCGTAGGCAATAAATAATCGTAGGCTGCGTGGCGTATCGCCATTGCCCTATCTAAGCGCAGATAGTCTGCCAACGACAGACCCAGTGTTTCTGAATGCGCCCACGCAATCGCCTCGCACCAGCGCACGTACACGGCATTATTGGTGTGATTGAGCCCGTCTATATCGCTGTGCTCAGGACTTAGTTCTAGTATGTAAGGCTGCGGATAGTCCCAGATCATGCGGATACTTTCATGTGAGCCATAAAAAGATTGAAGCGACAAAAAACCCGCCGTAGCCTAAACTAGTAGCGGGTTTTTCATACGTCTTTGGTTGCCCTAAACGGAATTCTGGTGGTGATAGGTGGACTTGAACCACCGACCCCAGCATTATGAGTGCTGTGCTCTAACCAACTGAGCTATATCACCAAGAAGCCTGAGATTATGCCATCGGGATCGATGCCTGTCAATATCAAAATGCGTAAATCAGGGCGATGACCGGGCGCTGCTTAGGATTTCATGCGATCTCTTCCAGCGCGCATCACTTAATTACTCAGGCAGGGTGTTTAGCTTTTCATACAAAAGGCATTGAGTTTATTTCCATCGAGATCACGGAAGTAGGCTGCGTAAAAACCACTGTCGCCACGCGGGCCAGGGGCACCTTCATCGGTGCCACCTAGTTTCAGGGCTTTTTGGTAGAGCGCATTTACTTTGGCGGGCGTATCTACAATCATGGCTACCATCATGCCATTGCCTACGGTCGCAGCCTTGCCATCGTGGGGTTTGATGATACCTATCGATGGCTGATTAGGGCTGGCGGCCCAGGCGATGAATTGATCGGACTCCATAAACCGTGTGGCACCAATCTCCGCGAGCAAACTATCGTAAAAGCTAGCGGCACGCTCAAACTGATTAGTGCCTAAAGTGACATAACCTATCATGCTGTTCTCCTGTTTGGATTGAGTGACTAAGCCTGTGTGAAATACGCACAGAGCCGTCATTGTGCCATGGCTTTTTGATATGTGTTTAATCCTGAAATTGATTAAATTGCAGCGAAGCGAGGTTGGCGTAGATGCCGCCTTGGGCTACCAGACTGGCGTGGGTGCCGGTTTCTACGATGTGGCCGTGCTCCATCACGATGATGCGGTCGGCTCTTTGCACGGTGGCCAGACGGTGCGCGATGATCAAGGTGGTGCGCCCTTGCATGGCGGCTTCTAGTGCGCCTTGTACCAGGCGTTCGGATTCTGCATCTAAGGCGCTGGTGGCTTCGTCCAGTAACAGCAGGGGTGGGTTTTTGAGCATGGCGCGGGCGATTGCGATGCGCTGGCGCTGGCCGCCAGACAGGCGCACACCACGCTCGCCCAGGAAGGAGTGGTAGCCTTCTGGCAGGCGTTCTATAAACTCATGGGCGGCGGCCATTTTGGCAGCGGCGATGACCTCGGCATCGCTGGCGTCTGCTCTGCCGTAACGAATGTTTTCCATGGCGTCGGCCGAGAAGATGATGGTGTCTTGCGGGACTATGCCTATGCTGTCGCGCAGTACCTGCAAATCGAGATTCCGGATATTGACGCCATCTAATTCTATTTTGCCTTTCTGCGGGTCGTAAAAGCGCAATAGCAATTGGAATAAGGTGGTCTTGCCGGCACCGGATGAGCCAACCACCGCCACCGTTTCGCCCGGCGCGATCTGTAAGCTGAGGTGGGCCAGGGCGGCAGTATCGGGGCGTGATGGATAAAAGAAGCCTATGTCGTTCAAAGTCAGGCTGGCACCGCTGGCGGTGCGTTGTGGTAAGGCGAGAGGTTGCTTTGGCGATTGTATCGTTGAGCATACCGCCATCAACTCTAATAAACGTTCGGTAGCACCGGCGGCGCGTTGCGCTTCGCCCATGACTTCAGAGAGGGCACCGATGGCACCGGCAACAATCGAGGCATATAAGATGAATTGGCCAAGTTCGCCGCCACTCATTTTGCCTTGTATGACTTCATGCGCGCCTAGCCACAATACGAACACGATGGTGCCAAATACCAGTAAGATCACCAGCACGGTCAGCATTGAACGGGCGCGGATACGGCGCATGGCGGTACCAAAAGCGTTTTCTACCGAGCTGGAAAAACGATAGGCTTCTAGCTTCTCATGCGTGAAAGCCTGTACCGTAGGCATGGCGTTAAGAATCTCGCCAGCCATGGCCGAGGCGTCGGCGATACGGTCTTGCGAATCGCGCGAGAGTTTGCGTACCCGCCGGCCAAAATACACGATGGGTAACACCACGGCGGTCAGCAAGACGATGATGATGGAGGAGAGCTTAGGGCTGGTCACGAACAGCATCACCAGGCCGCCGATAAACAGCAGCATATTGCGCAAAGCCATAGAAATGCTAGTGCCCAC from Undibacterium parvum includes these protein-coding regions:
- a CDS encoding ABC transporter transmembrane domain-containing protein; the protein is MTTSDAPKSSISTLKGLIPFLLPYKRQFFLAGIALVVAACATLAIPYAFRQMIDLGFGGGDRNIQHVDLTFLALFGVAVILGIATAARFYMVSWLGERVTADIRNAVYSHVVTQSPEFFETTRTGEVLSRLTTDTTLIQAVVGTSISMALRNMLLFIGGLVMLFVTSPKLSSIIIVLLTAVVLPIVYFGRRVRKLSRDSQDRIADASAMAGEILNAMPTVQAFTHEKLEAYRFSSSVENAFGTAMRRIRARSMLTVLVILLVFGTIVFVLWLGAHEVIQGKMSGGELGQFILYASIVAGAIGALSEVMGEAQRAAGATERLLELMAVCSTIQSPKQPLALPQRTASGASLTLNDIGFFYPSRPDTAALAHLSLQIAPGETVAVVGSSGAGKTTLFQLLLRFYDPQKGKIELDGVNIRNLDLQVLRDSIGIVPQDTIIFSADAMENIRYGRADASDAEVIAAAKMAAAHEFIERLPEGYHSFLGERGVRLSGGQRQRIAIARAMLKNPPLLLLDEATSALDAESERLVQGALEAAMQGRTTLIIAHRLATVQRADRIIVMEHGHIVETGTHASLVAQGGIYANLASLQFNQFQD
- a CDS encoding acyl-CoA thioesterase → MSLQSFYGSHESIRMIWDYPQPYILELSPEHSDIDGLNHTNNAVYVRWCEAIAWAHSETLGLSLADYLRLDRAMAIRHAAYDYLLPTVLGEKLRLATCLVASDGKLSMQRRFQLIRDSDQSTVMRGHWDLVCIEVSSGKARRMPAEFCQAYLPAMLTPQPESAQLSK
- a CDS encoding VOC family protein; this encodes MIGYVTLGTNQFERAASFYDSLLAEIGATRFMESDQFIAWAASPNQPSIGIIKPHDGKAATVGNGMMVAMIVDTPAKVNALYQKALKLGGTDEGAPGPRGDSGFYAAYFRDLDGNKLNAFCMKS